The Ovis canadensis isolate MfBH-ARS-UI-01 breed Bighorn chromosome 13, ARS-UI_OviCan_v2, whole genome shotgun sequence genome includes a region encoding these proteins:
- the LOC138417331 gene encoding uncharacterized protein has product MAAEGGGGLGDCGSTDWLREKRRARGRGGCGQRERCCVSGAGSPEREWQRTGPRAGRSFYNRVRLGGGLGRGRPGAVLLPHLPQRGLSTVPLLLSWAGTFRGFPDGGPSSAHLWVLIKEGSRSGAGGTRQDWTRGVPGSAPKSCRRRRAGGRGAPQLGCALLGERGCGAPRAKKQEEGECRIPQNWRRGERNKEGLRLEREVGARTALDAGLGPRAGVCAQPASKEDPMRTPSLFVLLSWEFLFRDLTDWVPFGRIWKFGVKEEALRPQLHNQIDLWFFCCCGSHSRRLRFDPSSGRISYAMEQLNLSVYCNY; this is encoded by the exons ATGGCTGCAGAGGGTGGCGGTGGACTGGGCGACTGCGGTAGCACGGACTGGCTCCGGGAGAAGAGGCGAGCGCGAGGGCGCGGTGGGTGTGGGCAGAGGGAGCGGTGCTGCGTCTCTGGCGCGGGGAGCCCGGAGCGAGAGTGGCAGAGGACCGGACCCCGCGCGGGGCGCAGTTTTTATAACCGCGTTAG GCTGGGCGGGGGGTTGGGGCGGGGGCGCCCCGGAGCCGTCCTCCTCCCCCATCTGCCCCAACGGGGACTGAGCACAGTCCCGTTACTTCTTAGCTGGGCTGGGACTttcaggggctttcctgatggtggCCCGAGCTCTGCTCACCTCTGGGTGCTGATAAAGGAGGGGTCGCGCAGTGGTGCAGGGGGAACCCGCCAGGACTGGACCAGAGGGGTCCCGGGCTCCGCGCCAAAGAGCTGTAGGAGGAGGCGCGCGGGTGGGAGGGGCGCGCCGCAGCTGGGTTGCGCTTTACTGGGAGAGAGAGGATGCGGAGCCCCGCGGGCCAAgaagcaggaggagggggagtgCAGGATCCCGCAGAACTGGAGGCgtggagaaagaaacaaagagggCCTGAGATTAGAGCGCGAGGTGGGGGCGCGCACAGCTCTGGACGCAGGGCTTGGGCCCCGCGCAGGAGTGTGTGCACAGCCCGCTTCGAAAGAGGATCCGATGCGGACCCCGTCTCTCTTCGTCCTCTTGTCTTGGGAATTCCTGTTCAGGGACCTAACGGACTGGGTCCCCTTTGGACG GATCTGGAAGTTTGGGGTGAAGGAGGAAGCTCTGCGTCCGCAGCTGCACAatcaaattgatctctggtttttctgctgTTGCGGAAGTCATTCAAG gagactcaggtttgatccctcgtctgGGAGGATCTcatatgccatggagcagctgAACCTGTCtgtgtactgcaactactga
- the VIM gene encoding vimentin, which produces MSTRSVSSSSYRRMFGGPGTASRPSSTRSYVTTSTRTYSLGSALRPSTSRTLYTSSPGGVYATRSSAVRLRSGVPGVRLLQDSVDFSLADAINTEFKNTRTNEKVELQELNDRFANYIDKVRFLEQQNKILLAELEQLKGQGKSRLGDLYEEEMRELRRQVDQLTNDKARVEVERDNLAEDIMRLREKLQEEMLQREEAESTLQSFRQDVDNASLARLDLERKVESLQEEIAFLKKLHDEEIQELQAQIQEQHVQIDMDVSKPDLTAALRDVRQQYESVAAKNLQEAEEWYKSKFADLSEAANRNNDALRQAKQESNEYRRQVQSLTCEVDALKGTNESLERQMREMEENFSVEAANYQDTIGRLQDEIQNMKEEMARHLREYQDLLNVKMALDIEIATYRKLLEGEESRISLPLPNFSSLNLRETNLDSLPLVDTHSKRTLLIKTVETRDGQVINETSQHHDDLE; this is translated from the exons ATGTCCACCAGGTCCGTGTCCTCGTCCTCCTACCGCAGGATGTTCGGCGGCCCAGGCACCGCGAGCCGGCCGAGCTCCACCCGGAGCTACGTGACCACGTCCACCCGCACCTACAGCCTGGGCAGTGCGCTGCGCCCCTCCACCAGCCGCACCCTCTACACCTCGTCCCCGGGTGGCGTGTACGCCACGCGCTCCTCGGCAGTGCGCCTGCGGAGCGGCGTGCCCGGCGTGCGGCTGCTGCAGGACTCGGTGGACTTCTCGTTGGCCGACGCCATCAACACCGAGTTCAAGAACACCCGCACCAACGAGAAGGTGGAGCTGCAGGAGCTCAATGACCGCTTCGCCAACTACATCGACAAGGTGCGCTTCCTGGAGCAGCAGAACAAGATCCTGCTGGCTGAGCTCGAGCAGCTCAAGGGACAGGGCAAGTCGCGCCTGGGGGACCTCTACGAGGAGGAGATGCGAGAGCTGCGCCGGCAGGTGGACCAGCTCACCAACGACAAGGCCCGCGTCGAGGTGGAGCGCGACAACCTGGCCGAAGACATCATGAGGCTCCGGGAGAA GTTGCAGGAGGAGATGCTTCAGAGAGAGGAAGCCGAGAGCACTCTGCAGTCTTTCAGACAG GATGTTGACAATGCCTCTTTGGCACGTCTTGACCTGGAGCGTAAAGTGGAATCCCTGCAAGAAGAGATTGCCTTTTTGAAGAAACTGCACGATGAG GAAATCCAGGAGCTTCAGGCCCAGATTCAAGAGCAGCACGTCCAAATCGATATGGATGTTTCCAAGCCTGACCTCACGGCTGCCCTGCGTGATGTCCGTCAGCAGTATGAGAGCGTGGCCGCCAAGAACCTTCAGGAGGCTGAGGAATGGTACAAGTCCAAG TTTGCTGACCTCTCTGAAGCTGCTAACCGCAACAACGACGCCCTGCGCCAGGCCAAGCAGGAGTCGAACGAGTACCGCCGGCAGGTGCAGTCTCTCACCTGCGAGGTGGATGCACTCAAAGGGACT AACGAGTCTCTGGAACGCCAGATGCGTGAAATGGAAGAGAACTTCTCTGTGGAAGCTGCTAACTACCAAGACACTATTGGCCGCCTGCAGGATGAGATTCAGAACATGAAGGAAGAGATGGCTCGTCACCTGCGCGAATACCAAGACCTGCTGAATGTCAAGATGGCGCTCGACATCGAGATCGCCACCTACAGGAAGCTGCTGGAAGGAGAGGAGAGCAG gatttctctgcctcttccaaACTTTTCTTCCCTGAACCTGAGGG aaaCCAATTTGGATTCACTTCCTCTGGTTGACACCCACTCAAAAAGGACACTTCTGATTAAGACGGTGGAAACCAGAGATGGACAG GTTATCAACGAAACTTCCCAGCATCACGATGATCTGGAATAA